In Arachis hypogaea cultivar Tifrunner chromosome 17, arahy.Tifrunner.gnm2.J5K5, whole genome shotgun sequence, a single window of DNA contains:
- the LOC112762404 gene encoding uncharacterized protein encodes MTEARSSIKNLEAQVGQLSKKVTELPPSTLPSNTEENPKRECKAINLTNMAEPVEEGKAVTSSEEDLNGRPLATKEFPIEEPKESEAQIETIEIPLNLLLSFMSSDEYSSSEDDEDIIKEQVAQYLGAIMKLNAKLFGNETWEDEPSLLINELNDLVQLKLPQKKQDPEKFLIPYTIGTMTFKKALCDLGTGINLMPLSIMEKLGIFEVQAARISLEMADNSRKHAYGLVEDVLVKVEGYYIPADFIILDTGKDEDESIIL; translated from the coding sequence atgactgaagcaaggtcctccattaaaaatttggaggcacaagtgggtcagctgagtaagaaagttactgaactccctcctagtactctcccaagcaatacagaagagaatccaaaaagagagtgcaaggctataaatttaaccaacatggccgaacctgtagaggagggaaaggcagtgacttctagtgaggaagacctcaatggacgtccactagccactaaggagttccctattgaggaaccaaaggaatctgaggctcaaatagagaccatagagattccactgaacttactattgtcattcatgagctctgatgagtattcttcctctgaagatgatgaagatattattaaagagcaagttgctcagtatctaggagcaatcatgaagctgaatgccaagttatttggtaatgagacttgggaggatgaaccctcattgctcatcaatgaactaaatgatctggttcaactgaaattacctcagaagaaacaggatcctgaaaagttcttaataccttataccataggcaccatgacctttaagaaagctctgtgtgaccttggaacagggataaacctcatgcccctctctataatggagaaactagggatatttgaggtgcaagctgcaagaatctcactagagatggcagacaattcaaggaaacatgcttatggacttgtagaggatgtcttagtgaaggttgaaggctattacatccctgctgattttataatcctagacactgggaaggatgaagatgaatccatcatcctatga